The following are encoded together in the uncultured Sphaerochaeta sp. genome:
- a CDS encoding calcium/sodium antiporter, producing the protein MLLPILAVIGGLIVLVLSSDRFVDGAATTARHFGMPSLLIGMVIVGFGTSAPEMVVSTLSAIQGSPGIALGNAYGSNIANIGLILGITAIISPITVSSKILKKELPILSLLTLISFALLFDLNISHFDAALILVLFALLMFWSVYQGLKYGNDRLAEEIDEEVPSPLSMKRAVLYLIFGLLFLILSSRVLVWGAVEIARYFGVSDLIIGLTIVAMGTSLPELASSILAAQKGEHDIALGNVIGSNLFNTTAVVGIAGAIHPFAIDPMVVSRDILVMSLLTLSLFVIGYRFKKDRQGRINRFEGMGLLLCYFGYTAYLIQSTLI; encoded by the coding sequence ATGTTACTTCCGATTCTTGCCGTCATAGGCGGCCTTATTGTACTGGTATTGAGTTCAGACAGATTTGTTGATGGTGCTGCAACTACTGCACGCCATTTTGGCATGCCCTCCCTCCTGATTGGAATGGTCATTGTAGGATTTGGTACCAGTGCACCGGAAATGGTGGTCTCCACACTTTCAGCAATACAAGGTAGCCCAGGCATAGCATTGGGAAATGCATATGGATCCAATATAGCCAATATTGGGCTCATTCTCGGAATTACTGCCATTATAAGTCCAATTACAGTGAGTTCAAAGATCTTGAAAAAAGAGTTACCCATACTCTCACTACTTACGCTTATCTCATTTGCATTACTGTTTGATTTGAATATCTCTCACTTTGATGCAGCGTTAATTTTGGTATTATTCGCACTCTTGATGTTCTGGAGTGTGTACCAAGGATTGAAGTACGGTAACGACCGACTCGCTGAAGAGATCGATGAAGAAGTTCCGAGCCCGTTATCAATGAAACGAGCCGTACTCTATCTAATTTTTGGGCTCTTGTTTTTAATTCTTAGTTCCAGGGTCCTGGTATGGGGCGCAGTGGAGATTGCAAGATACTTTGGGGTCAGTGATTTGATCATCGGACTTACCATTGTCGCTATGGGAACCAGTCTTCCTGAACTCGCTTCATCGATTCTCGCTGCCCAGAAAGGGGAGCATGATATCGCGCTCGGAAATGTTATCGGGTCCAACCTGTTCAATACCACCGCTGTCGTTGGCATCGCAGGAGCAATTCATCCATTTGCTATTGATCCAATGGTCGTTTCAAGAGATATACTTGTCATGTCATTGCTTACTCTTAGTCTTTTTGTAATCGGATACCGATTTAAGAAGGATAGGCAAGGTCGTATTAACCGCTTTGAAGGAATGGGCTTATTGCTCTGTTATTTTGGATACACGGCCTACCTAATCCAATCCACGCTTATATAA
- a CDS encoding SUMF1/EgtB/PvdO family nonheme iron enzyme has protein sequence MKRRIELPEVDQVQLPHLFGLRPGVLILILLIIVLAAAIFFIAFFPGITKGGRYVTFHGQLSESGVVVDGSYVGAIGYQHFIESGNHEVVLMKGGIPYASYSLDVDHPVFLTWLFHRKLEAPLPSLSLDAERKMAINRFNLQEIADASAILSYDSVTRSRPLFTNLIQDVQALDFDQDRIDATIETALRFISNETMLLEAKAALEAVEMSDSMREIIRIAEQVLLHETDSGLGLASSVPSLLPEKRSLSYGDFHLSGFTYPSTSFVMGKETPSQYPEINEAGVSVNVPSFALGATEISQYQWALFLEDNPYWEKSNKDELMSKGLVDDSYMQGMTISSVFVTSRPVFNVSYYAAEAFCSWLSEKTGKEVFLPTEAMWSLAVLQQNELDYTTSLSPSPDISSGPVSLLGGVWELTQTPYIPLSRLSGYEESIALHNAFSLRMQPIVKGGSYLNDPQTITAHTVGVIEPDACGDQIGFRVAWYE, from the coding sequence ATGAAACGACGAATCGAACTACCTGAAGTTGATCAGGTGCAATTGCCCCACCTATTTGGGCTGAGGCCGGGTGTTCTCATCCTGATACTGCTTATCATTGTCTTGGCAGCGGCAATCTTCTTTATTGCCTTCTTCCCAGGAATCACCAAGGGAGGTCGATACGTCACATTTCATGGGCAACTCAGTGAGAGCGGAGTGGTAGTTGATGGCAGTTATGTTGGAGCGATTGGTTATCAACATTTTATTGAGAGTGGAAACCATGAGGTGGTTCTGATGAAGGGAGGTATTCCCTATGCTTCCTATTCGCTGGATGTAGACCATCCTGTCTTTTTGACTTGGCTTTTCCATCGAAAACTAGAGGCTCCCCTTCCGTCACTCTCTTTGGATGCTGAAAGAAAGATGGCTATCAACCGGTTCAATCTACAGGAAATCGCAGATGCCAGTGCAATTCTCAGCTATGACAGTGTTACTAGGAGCCGTCCACTCTTTACAAATTTGATTCAGGATGTACAAGCACTCGATTTTGATCAAGATAGAATCGATGCAACCATCGAAACAGCTTTACGGTTTATAAGTAATGAGACCATGCTCTTGGAAGCGAAAGCAGCACTTGAAGCTGTTGAGATGAGCGATTCCATGCGTGAGATCATCAGAATTGCAGAACAGGTTCTATTGCATGAGACAGATTCAGGGCTAGGACTTGCTTCGAGCGTTCCATCTCTTCTGCCTGAAAAGCGTTCACTTTCCTATGGTGACTTCCATCTTTCTGGATTCACCTATCCATCTACTTCCTTCGTTATGGGTAAGGAAACTCCTTCCCAGTATCCTGAGATCAATGAAGCAGGAGTGTCTGTAAACGTTCCCTCCTTCGCCCTTGGAGCAACAGAGATCAGCCAGTACCAGTGGGCGTTATTCCTGGAAGACAATCCCTATTGGGAAAAGAGTAATAAGGATGAGTTGATGAGCAAGGGATTGGTGGATGACTCCTATATGCAAGGGATGACCATTTCATCCGTATTTGTTACAAGTAGGCCGGTTTTCAATGTGAGTTACTATGCAGCTGAAGCTTTCTGCTCTTGGCTGTCTGAAAAGACTGGAAAAGAGGTATTCCTCCCAACGGAGGCAATGTGGAGTCTTGCTGTACTTCAGCAGAATGAATTAGACTATACAACGTCCCTCTCCCCTTCCCCAGATATAAGCAGCGGACCTGTATCACTGTTGGGAGGTGTTTGGGAACTTACACAGACGCCGTACATTCCCCTTTCCCGTCTTTCCGGCTATGAGGAGAGTATAGCCTTACACAATGCGTTCTCTTTGAGAATGCAGCCCATCGTGAAAGGTGGCAGTTACCTGAACGATCCCCAGACAATCACCGCACACACGGTCGGTGTAATTGAGCCAGATGCCTGTGGGGACCAAATTGGATTCCGTGTTGCGTGGTATGAATAG
- a CDS encoding YfcE family phosphodiesterase → MRLAVLGDIHGNIRAFEAVLNDAKASKADQVVFLGDLVVMGLDPQLCFDLLMEQNPLVMIKGNTDVYLENLKAFPVKSEHDAQILKLLKYTSIRMHQKAKEKLSSLPSVERLEIEGVSLICCHGTPYDDNEGIAKDTPFSPGLSKKLAEEKVDLIFSAHTHIPADFQRDGIRFINPGAVGYSFDGDVRPSYALVDIEDTNIRCIHRRVDYDIHRYIMEVEHALEGFPLFDRLHYPLEHGKQLKV, encoded by the coding sequence GTGAGATTAGCCGTACTTGGTGATATTCATGGAAATATCCGTGCTTTTGAAGCAGTATTAAATGATGCCAAGGCCTCCAAAGCTGACCAGGTTGTTTTCTTAGGCGATTTGGTGGTTATGGGCCTTGATCCCCAGCTTTGTTTTGATCTGCTCATGGAACAAAACCCTTTGGTTATGATCAAAGGAAACACAGACGTTTATTTAGAGAATCTCAAGGCATTTCCCGTCAAGAGTGAACATGACGCCCAGATATTGAAGCTTCTGAAATACACTTCCATTAGGATGCATCAAAAAGCCAAGGAAAAGCTTTCCAGCCTTCCTTCTGTGGAACGACTGGAGATTGAGGGTGTCTCCCTCATTTGTTGTCATGGAACTCCCTATGATGATAATGAAGGTATTGCAAAGGATACTCCATTTTCCCCAGGACTTTCAAAGAAACTTGCAGAAGAGAAAGTGGACTTGATTTTCAGTGCCCATACGCATATTCCCGCAGACTTCCAACGTGATGGTATCAGATTCATTAATCCTGGGGCTGTAGGCTATTCATTTGATGGCGATGTTCGACCTAGCTATGCTCTTGTGGATATTGAGGATACCAACATCAGGTGTATTCACCGTAGAGTTGACTATGATATTCATCGCTATATCATGGAAGTTGAGCATGCATTGGAAGGATTCCCTCTCTTTGATCGACTCCATTATCCCTTGGAGCATGGTAAACAGCTGAAGGTATGA
- the smpB gene encoding SsrA-binding protein SmpB, with amino-acid sequence MKQDRNKFKLLQKNKKAYFNYEVIEDLECGISLAGTEVKSIRDGRFSFTDSYVSVDKLGLTLVGLTIQPYTHGNINNHEPNRNRRLLAHKAEIKRLKRKVIEKGFTLVPTSIYLKGNLVKVQISLCRGKQLHDKRAVVKERDLNRDTRRELKQLQY; translated from the coding sequence ATGAAACAAGATAGAAATAAATTTAAACTTCTACAGAAGAACAAAAAAGCCTACTTCAACTATGAGGTTATTGAAGATCTCGAGTGTGGTATATCACTTGCAGGTACAGAGGTGAAATCCATTAGAGATGGTCGTTTCAGTTTTACTGATAGTTATGTGTCTGTCGACAAGCTGGGTCTAACCCTGGTTGGTCTGACTATACAGCCCTATACCCATGGTAATATCAACAACCATGAACCCAATCGTAATCGTCGTCTCTTAGCCCACAAAGCTGAGATCAAGCGGCTTAAGCGAAAAGTTATTGAGAAAGGTTTTACTCTGGTTCCTACTTCCATCTACCTGAAGGGAAACCTCGTGAAGGTACAGATTTCTCTTTGTAGAGGTAAGCAGTTACATGACAAGCGGGCTGTTGTCAAGGAACGAGATTTAAATCGTGATACACGACGAGAATTGAAGCAACTGCAATACTAA
- a CDS encoding tyrosine-type recombinase/integrase yields the protein MASPAPFTLCRILRGERTYYYALFREPDTGKRTNKKSVEMLRKRLGIFETTPIKRRDEAIRICYKALDAGIIFSEETEQTLISYLRDFYTWETSEYAKRRNILDPGSISPDYLATRLNLLENHVFPRVYTNLLLSKVTLAELERIQLELVQEGAICNTTINMAMTTILVALREAQRKSLVPSSVVLSIQGLAAQHQERGILSEQELSTFMQYAKVHSEKRIYLACLLALLTGMRSGELRGLCLEAIGDGMITISQAYADRAGLKVPKGKRTRMVPCPTFVCDELRSLALENPFSQVHTLVFWSKKHGAFVSSHYFSERFQQELVRSGVFDKKTLQERNITFHSLRHMANTLLRGTVDEHVLRMTIGHTSEQLSNLYTHLSQRGLESVQLAQQNMILPLLESKS from the coding sequence ATGGCTAGTCCAGCACCATTTACCTTATGTAGGATATTGAGGGGCGAAAGAACTTATTATTACGCATTGTTTCGTGAACCGGACACTGGAAAACGAACGAACAAGAAGAGTGTGGAGATGCTGAGAAAACGTTTGGGAATATTTGAAACCACACCGATCAAGAGAAGGGATGAAGCTATACGTATCTGTTATAAGGCTTTGGACGCAGGGATTATATTCTCAGAAGAAACTGAGCAAACACTGATAAGCTATCTTAGAGATTTCTATACCTGGGAAACAAGTGAATATGCTAAACGAAGAAATATTCTGGATCCCGGGTCAATTTCTCCCGATTACCTTGCCACACGGTTGAACCTCCTTGAAAACCACGTCTTTCCTCGAGTCTACACGAATTTGTTGCTATCAAAAGTAACATTAGCTGAACTCGAGCGAATACAGCTTGAATTGGTGCAGGAAGGTGCAATTTGTAATACGACAATTAATATGGCGATGACCACCATACTCGTCGCACTCCGTGAAGCACAGAGAAAAAGCCTTGTTCCTTCCTCTGTGGTATTGAGTATACAGGGACTTGCTGCTCAGCATCAGGAGCGAGGCATACTTAGTGAACAAGAGTTATCTACTTTCATGCAATATGCAAAAGTACATAGTGAAAAAAGAATCTATCTGGCATGTCTTTTGGCTCTACTGACTGGTATGCGATCCGGTGAGTTACGTGGTTTGTGTTTGGAAGCGATTGGAGATGGAATGATCACCATATCTCAGGCTTATGCAGATAGAGCTGGGTTGAAGGTGCCAAAAGGAAAAAGAACAAGGATGGTACCCTGCCCCACTTTTGTATGTGACGAACTCAGGTCCTTGGCATTGGAAAATCCATTCTCTCAAGTCCATACTCTGGTGTTCTGGAGCAAGAAACATGGGGCATTTGTTTCAAGCCATTATTTTTCTGAACGTTTTCAACAGGAGTTGGTACGCAGTGGGGTTTTTGATAAGAAAACGCTTCAGGAAAGGAATATTACCTTTCATTCATTGAGACACATGGCCAATACGCTCCTCCGTGGTACTGTAGATGAACATGTGCTGCGAATGACTATTGGTCACACGAGTGAACAGTTGAGCAATCTATACACCCACTTAAGTCAACGTGGTCTTGAAAGTGTGCAACTTGCTCAACAGAATATGATATTACCATTACTTGAATCAAAATCGTAG
- a CDS encoding type II CAAX endopeptidase family protein encodes MNATQKEQTKSTHLDLSIAVIGVFFSLLIIVWFNKYVLMQLPLGMRMILLIVSQWLIVIVPILLIKMRHEKIRHFWDSEASNSQQILTGILLALAMSFLFTVVPILLGFKEMVGSTSYTKPWQFAYDLIYSLVAVALAEEFVFRGYLFHKLMEIKQSKWFAILVSSLLFGLFHSFQGDVLQVIVTTFLGLLLCLLREKIKSCSLLSLVIIHGLYDTLITLWVAVL; translated from the coding sequence ATGAATGCAACACAAAAAGAACAGACAAAGAGTACCCATTTGGATCTGTCCATTGCGGTAATTGGGGTTTTCTTTTCACTCTTGATTATTGTCTGGTTTAACAAATATGTGTTGATGCAGCTTCCACTGGGTATGAGAATGATACTGTTGATTGTTTCACAGTGGTTGATAGTAATTGTTCCAATACTGTTGATAAAAATGAGGCATGAGAAGATACGACACTTCTGGGATTCGGAAGCAAGTAATTCTCAACAGATACTTACTGGCATACTACTTGCTCTTGCTATGTCTTTCCTTTTTACTGTAGTCCCAATCCTACTTGGCTTCAAGGAGATGGTCGGGAGCACAAGCTATACGAAACCCTGGCAATTTGCTTATGATCTTATATATTCTCTAGTTGCAGTTGCATTGGCAGAAGAGTTTGTTTTTCGAGGATATCTCTTCCATAAACTGATGGAGATCAAGCAATCAAAATGGTTTGCAATTCTTGTTTCATCACTTCTTTTTGGACTTTTCCATAGCTTTCAAGGTGATGTTCTTCAGGTTATTGTGACCACATTTCTTGGCCTTCTTCTCTGTCTTCTTCGGGAAAAAATAAAATCCTGCTCACTCCTTTCCTTGGTAATCATCCATGGATTGTATGACACCCTTATCACACTCTGGGTAGCCGTATTGTAA